A stretch of Methylogaea oryzae DNA encodes these proteins:
- the cysK gene encoding cysteine synthase A: MSHWYDDNSLSIGNTPLVRLNRVVDGAAATVLAKIEGRNPAYSVKCRIGAALVWDAEKRGLLGPGKELVEPTSGNTGIALAFVAAARGIPLTLTMPETMSIERRKLLAAYGAKVVLTEGAKGMSGAVAKAEEIAASDPGRYVLLQQFKNPANPAIHEATTGPEIWNDTAGAVDIFVAGVGTGGTITGVSRYLKRQGKAVISVAVEPEASPVLTQRRAGAPLQPAPHKIQGIGAGFVPEILDLSLVDAIEQASNDEAIEFARRLTREEGILSGISSGAAAAVAVRLAKRPENAGKTLVVVLPDSGERYLSTALFEGVFDDNGLALSGS; the protein is encoded by the coding sequence ATGTCGCACTGGTACGATGACAACTCCCTTTCCATCGGCAACACGCCCCTGGTTCGCCTCAACCGCGTCGTCGACGGCGCAGCGGCCACGGTTTTGGCCAAGATCGAGGGCCGCAATCCTGCTTATTCGGTCAAATGCCGCATCGGCGCCGCCCTGGTTTGGGACGCGGAAAAGCGCGGCTTGCTGGGGCCGGGCAAGGAACTGGTGGAACCGACCAGCGGCAACACCGGCATCGCTTTGGCGTTCGTCGCCGCCGCTCGGGGCATTCCGTTGACGCTGACCATGCCGGAAACCATGAGCATCGAGCGGCGCAAACTGCTGGCGGCATACGGCGCCAAGGTGGTGCTCACCGAGGGCGCCAAGGGCATGAGCGGCGCGGTGGCGAAAGCCGAGGAAATCGCCGCGTCCGATCCCGGCCGCTACGTTTTGCTCCAGCAATTCAAGAATCCCGCCAATCCGGCGATCCACGAAGCGACGACGGGGCCGGAAATCTGGAACGACACGGCCGGCGCAGTGGACATCTTCGTTGCCGGCGTCGGCACCGGCGGCACCATTACCGGCGTGAGCCGTTACCTGAAACGGCAGGGGAAGGCCGTGATTTCCGTGGCGGTGGAACCGGAGGCCAGCCCGGTCCTGACCCAGCGGCGCGCGGGCGCGCCGCTCCAGCCCGCTCCGCACAAAATCCAGGGGATCGGCGCCGGTTTCGTGCCGGAGATTCTCGATCTTTCGCTGGTGGACGCCATCGAGCAGGCGAGCAACGACGAGGCCATCGAATTCGCCCGCCGCCTCACTCGGGAAGAAGGCATCCTGTCGGGCATTTCCAGCGGGGCCGCCGCCGCCGTCGCCGTGCGCCTCGCCAAGCGGCCGGAAAACGCCGGCAAAACCCTGGTGGTGGTGCTGCCCGACTCCGGCGAGCGTTATTTGAGCACGGCGCTTTTTGAAGGCGTGTTCGACGATAACGGTCTAGCCTTGTCTGGGAGTTAG
- a CDS encoding sigma-54 interaction domain-containing protein has protein sequence MDNTENTTVLTFPEPRALALSIRATALVFEDPLSRALLARIRQIAPSEATALIIGDTGTGKELIARHVHALSRRAEGPFVAVNCAALPESLVESELFGHEKGAFTGAVATKAGWFEAAQGGTLFLDEIGDLPLGMQVKLLRVLQEREVVRVGSRRPIPVDVRLVAATNVDLAEAVRAGHFREDLYFRLNVVPLRLSPLRQRPADILPLAQHYLQVYSERLGVRHAELSAPAREALLKYPWPGNIRELENVVHHAVLVCSGGLIQPEDLHLAGQQALYRSAPAAPAEEDDSLELALRRLFEQAPPHLYDTVEEVLMRTAYDYCERNQVHTARLLGISRNILRARLQRYGLLPGAALRERDEVESFA, from the coding sequence ATGGACAACACCGAGAACACCACCGTACTGACTTTTCCCGAACCCAGGGCATTGGCCCTGTCCATTCGAGCCACCGCCTTGGTGTTCGAGGATCCGCTGTCGCGCGCCCTGTTGGCCCGTATCCGCCAAATCGCGCCCAGCGAGGCCACGGCGCTCATCATCGGCGACACCGGCACGGGCAAGGAGTTGATCGCGCGCCATGTCCACGCCCTGAGCCGGCGCGCCGAGGGGCCGTTCGTGGCGGTCAACTGCGCCGCGTTGCCGGAGAGCCTGGTGGAAAGCGAATTGTTCGGCCATGAAAAAGGCGCTTTCACCGGCGCGGTCGCCACCAAAGCCGGCTGGTTTGAAGCGGCGCAAGGCGGCACGCTGTTTTTGGACGAAATCGGCGATTTGCCCCTGGGAATGCAGGTGAAGCTGCTGCGCGTGCTGCAGGAAAGGGAAGTGGTGCGGGTGGGCTCGCGCCGTCCGATTCCGGTGGACGTGCGGCTGGTGGCCGCCACCAACGTCGACTTGGCGGAAGCGGTGCGGGCGGGACACTTTCGCGAAGACCTGTATTTCCGCCTCAACGTGGTGCCGTTGCGCCTCAGCCCCCTGCGCCAGCGGCCGGCGGACATCCTGCCCCTGGCGCAGCACTACCTGCAGGTTTACAGCGAACGCCTGGGCGTGCGGCATGCGGAGTTGTCCGCCCCGGCACGGGAAGCGCTGCTGAAATATCCGTGGCCCGGGAACATCCGCGAACTGGAAAACGTCGTCCATCACGCCGTGCTCGTATGCAGCGGCGGACTCATCCAGCCGGAAGACCTCCATTTGGCCGGACAGCAGGCCCTGTACCGTTCGGCGCCAGCCGCGCCGGCGGAGGAGGACGATTCCTTGGAGCTCGCCTTGCGCCGGTTGTTTGAGCAAGCGCCGCCGCATTTGTACGACACGGTGGAGGAGGTGCTGATGCGCACCGCGTACGACTATTGCGAACGCAACCAGGTGCACACCGCGCGCCTGCTCGGCATTAGCCGCAATATCCTGCGGGCGCGTTTGCAGCGTTATGGCCTGTTGCCGGGCGCGGCGCTGCGGGAACGCGACGAAGTCGAATCCTTCGCCTAG
- a CDS encoding HAD family hydrolase produces the protein MIEVNIPGFGDLQLFHLVLDYNGTLALDGTRLPGVAEALAALSRDLQIHVVTADTYGLAASQLAGLPVKLTILPAGAQADAKRDFVTALGAASVAAIGNGRNDRKMLDAAAIGIALIQKEGGAAVAAANADILSFDILDALALLGNPKRLVATLRS, from the coding sequence ATGATCGAAGTCAATATCCCGGGGTTTGGCGACCTGCAATTGTTCCATCTCGTTTTGGATTACAACGGGACGCTGGCGCTGGACGGGACGCGGTTGCCGGGCGTTGCCGAGGCGCTCGCGGCGCTGTCCCGCGACTTGCAAATCCATGTGGTGACGGCGGATACCTACGGCTTGGCGGCGAGTCAATTGGCCGGGTTGCCGGTCAAGCTGACAATCCTTCCGGCCGGAGCCCAGGCCGATGCGAAGCGGGACTTCGTGACAGCGCTCGGCGCTGCTTCCGTGGCGGCCATCGGCAACGGCCGCAACGACCGGAAGATGCTCGACGCCGCGGCTATCGGCATCGCCTTGATCCAAAAGGAGGGCGGGGCGGCCGTCGCCGCCGCGAATGCGGATATCCTATCGTTCGACATACTCGACGCCTTGGCGCTGCTGGGGAATCCCAAGCGTTTGGTTGCGACGCTCAGGTCATGA
- a CDS encoding EthD family reductase: MVKISILYPNTPGARFDFAYYADTHMPRSIELLSAHPGFKGVSVERGVGGATPGSAPAYLAMCHFHFSTADDFLQAFMPHAPELQGDMPNYTDIEPIVQINEVLISR; encoded by the coding sequence GTGGTCAAAATCAGCATCCTCTACCCCAATACTCCCGGCGCCCGCTTCGACTTCGCCTATTACGCCGACACGCACATGCCGCGTTCCATCGAGCTGTTGAGCGCCCATCCCGGCTTCAAGGGCGTATCGGTCGAGCGCGGCGTCGGCGGCGCGACCCCCGGTTCGGCGCCGGCCTACTTGGCCATGTGCCATTTTCATTTCAGCACGGCGGACGACTTCCTCCAGGCTTTTATGCCCCATGCGCCGGAGTTGCAGGGGGACATGCCCAACTACACCGACATCGAGCCGATCGTTCAGATCAACGAAGTGCTCATATCGCGCTAA
- a CDS encoding carboxymuconolactone decarboxylase family protein, whose product MTTFTFHNAAGAPVAARPILAQVEKTLGFVPNLLAGLAESPCALKAYLLLTDLLDESSLNPAERHIAALAASQENRCDYCVPFHSHMALSVAGLDDATVEAARAGRELPDARLDALAAFTRTLVQQRGWAGDDDIAALLAAGYSRANALDVVLAISLKTLSNYSNRIMRTPLDEAFAAEAWTS is encoded by the coding sequence ATGACGACGTTCACTTTCCATAATGCCGCCGGCGCCCCCGTCGCCGCGCGCCCCATCCTGGCGCAGGTCGAGAAGACGCTCGGCTTCGTTCCCAACCTGTTGGCGGGCCTAGCCGAATCGCCCTGCGCGCTTAAGGCCTACCTGCTGCTCACCGACTTGCTGGACGAGTCAAGCTTGAACCCGGCCGAACGCCACATCGCGGCGCTGGCGGCCAGCCAGGAAAATCGTTGCGACTATTGCGTGCCGTTCCACTCCCACATGGCCCTTTCCGTGGCCGGCCTGGACGACGCCACCGTCGAAGCGGCGCGGGCCGGCCGCGAGCTGCCCGACGCGCGGCTCGACGCCTTGGCGGCTTTCACCCGAACCCTGGTCCAACAGCGCGGCTGGGCCGGCGACGACGACATCGCCGCCCTGCTCGCCGCCGGTTACAGCCGCGCCAATGCCTTGGACGTGGTGCTGGCAATCAGCTTGAAAACCTTGTCCAATTACAGCAACCGGATTATGCGGACGCCGCTGGACGAAGCCTTTGCCGCGGAGGCTTGGACGTCTTGA
- a CDS encoding DUF2283 domain-containing protein → MRVNYDRNTDSLTLILQERPVRETDKIGPGVVADFAADGTLIALKVERASLRVDAPGLVEFVDHGLAAAPTYSAAA, encoded by the coding sequence ATGCGAGTCAATTACGATAGGAACACCGACAGCCTGACTTTGATCCTGCAGGAGCGGCCCGTGCGCGAAACGGACAAAATCGGCCCCGGCGTGGTCGCCGATTTCGCCGCGGACGGCACCCTGATCGCCCTCAAGGTGGAGCGCGCCAGTTTGCGCGTCGACGCGCCGGGGCTGGTGGAGTTCGTCGACCACGGCCTCGCCGCGGCGCCGACGTACTCCGCCGCCGCATAG
- the cysI gene encoding assimilatory sulfite reductase (NADPH) hemoprotein subunit yields MPSKPAPLSEDEALKESSDYLRGTIAQSLADAATGAMAPQDAKLLKFHGSYQQDDRDLRNERQRQKLEPAYGYLIRLRIPGGVLSPQQWLQLDELAHRYAAPSLRITTRQTFQFHGVRKRHLKAVMAGLDRVLLDSIAACGDVNRNVVAHNNPYLSPLHQQLHGWSRCLSEHLLPKTRAYQEIWLDGEKLAKPEEEPLYGKTYLPRKFKIGLALPPDNDIDVFAQDLGLIAIAEGSELQGFNVAVGGGMGMTHGDPATYPRLADVVGFCPPQRLLALVETVLAIQRDFGDRSNRKHARFKYTLDDRGLDWFKAELQTRLGWPLEPARPFRFERVGDRYGWMRDPSGLWHTTLAVPSGRLRDTEQTAWLSGLREIARIHEGDFRLTANQNLVIAGIDAANKPRIQALLDRHRIPDPAQWSGLRRQAISCVALPTCGLAMAESERWLPTLLDRLEPLWRQAGLGEEAVNLRVTGCPNGCGRPYLGEIGLVGKSPGRYNLYLGAGFDGGRLNKLYRESQSEDEIVAALAPIIERYARERQAGERFGDFAIRAGYVAAVGAGREFHDRTA; encoded by the coding sequence ATGCCGAGTAAACCCGCTCCGCTCAGCGAAGACGAGGCTTTGAAGGAAAGCAGCGACTACTTGCGCGGCACCATCGCGCAAAGCCTGGCCGACGCGGCCACCGGCGCCATGGCGCCGCAGGACGCCAAGCTGCTGAAATTCCACGGCAGCTATCAACAGGACGACCGGGATCTGCGCAACGAACGCCAGCGGCAGAAACTCGAGCCGGCTTATGGCTATTTGATCCGCCTGCGCATTCCCGGCGGCGTGCTCAGCCCCCAGCAATGGCTGCAACTGGACGAGCTGGCCCACCGTTACGCCGCTCCGTCCCTGCGCATTACCACGCGGCAGACTTTCCAGTTCCACGGCGTGCGTAAACGGCACCTGAAGGCCGTCATGGCCGGCCTGGACCGGGTCCTGTTGGACAGCATCGCCGCTTGCGGCGACGTCAACCGCAACGTGGTGGCCCACAACAACCCCTACCTGTCGCCGCTGCATCAGCAGCTGCACGGCTGGAGCCGCTGCCTCAGCGAACACTTGCTGCCGAAAACCCGCGCCTATCAGGAAATCTGGCTGGACGGCGAGAAGCTGGCAAAGCCGGAGGAAGAGCCCCTGTACGGCAAAACCTACTTGCCGCGCAAATTCAAGATCGGCTTGGCGTTGCCGCCGGACAACGATATCGACGTGTTCGCCCAGGACCTGGGATTGATCGCCATCGCCGAGGGTTCCGAGCTGCAGGGTTTCAATGTGGCGGTCGGCGGCGGCATGGGAATGACCCACGGCGACCCCGCGACTTATCCCCGCTTGGCCGATGTCGTCGGCTTTTGCCCGCCCCAGCGGTTGCTGGCGCTCGTGGAAACGGTGCTCGCCATCCAGCGCGACTTCGGCGATCGCAGCAACCGCAAGCATGCGCGTTTCAAATACACCCTGGACGATCGCGGCCTGGACTGGTTCAAGGCGGAGTTGCAAACCCGGTTGGGCTGGCCGTTAGAGCCGGCGCGGCCGTTCCGTTTCGAGCGCGTCGGCGACCGCTACGGCTGGATGCGGGACCCGAGCGGCTTGTGGCATACGACCCTGGCCGTGCCCAGCGGCCGCTTGAGGGACACGGAACAAACCGCCTGGCTGAGCGGCTTGCGCGAAATCGCCCGTATCCACGAGGGCGATTTCCGGCTGACCGCCAACCAGAACCTCGTCATCGCCGGCATCGACGCCGCCAACAAACCCCGCATCCAAGCCTTGCTCGACCGGCACCGCATTCCCGACCCGGCCCAGTGGAGCGGCCTGCGCCGCCAGGCCATTTCCTGCGTGGCGTTGCCCACCTGCGGCCTGGCCATGGCGGAAAGCGAACGCTGGTTGCCGACGCTGCTGGATCGCCTGGAGCCTTTGTGGCGGCAAGCGGGGCTGGGAGAGGAGGCGGTCAACCTCCGCGTGACCGGTTGCCCCAACGGCTGCGGCCGGCCTTACCTGGGCGAAATCGGCTTGGTGGGCAAGTCTCCGGGCCGCTACAACCTGTATTTGGGCGCGGGTTTCGACGGCGGTCGCTTGAACAAGTTATACCGGGAGAGCCAGAGCGAAGACGAAATCGTCGCCGCGCTGGCTCCCATCATCGAACGTTATGCCCGGGAGCGGCAAGCGGGGGAACGCTTCGGCGATTTCGCGATTCGCGCCGGCTACGTCGCGGCGGTCGGCGCCGGGCGCGAATTTCACGACCGCACCGCCTGA
- a CDS encoding assimilatory sulfite reductase (NADPH) flavoprotein subunit, translating into MNRSPGPLSPAQQEALARLLEGISPDQVLWLAGYFAGLDQGRLQAAPAPRPAEAAPAVTVLFGSQTGNAERLARSLRSRLTEAGFDARAVSMDSYKTAELKRERCLIVVVSTYGEGEPPDGAKAFHEWLLGKRAPQLAGLRYAVLALGDSSYEYFCKTGRDFDERLASLGAAPLLARVDCDLDYEETATAWADGLLASLGRSDTAGARSPVVAAPAEASPAYSKQRPFPARLLENIRLTGRGSSKEVRHIELSLADSGLSYEPGDALGVVPRNWPERVDQLIAALGFSAEAAVPGADGVDVALRQALLGDYEITTLTRPFLQKYAELCGSADLTELLKPENRTALRDFVYGREILDVVRDYPTPGMAPERFVGLLRKLPPRLYSIASSQRADPDEVHLTVGVVRYRSHGLARQGVASAFLADRVAEGETVPVYVHSNPHFRLPSDPNAPIVMVGPGTGVAPFRAFMAEREALGAAGRNWLFFGDRNFDSDFLYQREWLEYRRSGLLTRLDVAFSRDDESRVYVQQRMLEHSRLLYAWLEEGAYFYVCGDAERMAPDVHEALLAVVRKEGGQGNGSAEDYVQQLHAAKRYQRDVY; encoded by the coding sequence TTGAACCGTTCACCTGGGCCGTTGAGTCCGGCGCAGCAGGAAGCGCTGGCCCGCTTGCTGGAAGGCATTTCTCCGGATCAAGTCCTCTGGCTGGCCGGGTATTTCGCCGGGCTCGACCAGGGCCGGCTTCAAGCCGCCCCGGCGCCGCGGCCGGCGGAGGCGGCGCCGGCCGTCACCGTGTTGTTCGGTTCCCAGACCGGCAACGCCGAACGGCTGGCCCGATCGCTGCGAAGCCGGCTCACCGAGGCGGGCTTCGACGCGCGGGCGGTGTCCATGGACAGCTATAAGACGGCCGAACTCAAGCGCGAGCGCTGCCTGATCGTGGTCGTCAGCACCTACGGCGAGGGGGAGCCGCCGGACGGCGCCAAAGCCTTCCACGAATGGCTTTTGGGCAAAAGGGCGCCCCAATTGGCGGGGTTGCGCTACGCGGTGCTGGCCCTGGGCGACAGCAGCTACGAGTATTTTTGCAAAACCGGCCGCGATTTCGACGAACGCCTGGCGAGTTTGGGGGCCGCGCCGTTGCTCGCCCGAGTCGATTGCGACCTGGATTACGAGGAAACCGCGACGGCCTGGGCCGATGGCCTGCTGGCGAGCCTGGGCCGGAGCGACACCGCTGGCGCGCGGTCGCCGGTCGTCGCCGCGCCGGCGGAAGCCTCGCCGGCTTATTCAAAGCAACGCCCGTTTCCTGCACGCTTGCTGGAGAATATCCGTTTGACCGGCCGCGGCTCCAGCAAGGAGGTGCGGCACATCGAATTGTCCCTCGCCGATTCCGGCTTGAGCTACGAGCCGGGCGACGCCTTGGGGGTCGTGCCCCGCAATTGGCCGGAACGGGTCGACCAGCTCATCGCTGCCCTCGGTTTTTCCGCCGAAGCCGCCGTGCCCGGCGCGGACGGCGTCGACGTCGCCTTGCGACAGGCGCTGTTGGGCGATTACGAAATCACCACGCTGACCCGCCCATTCCTGCAAAAGTACGCGGAGCTATGCGGCTCGGCGGATTTGACCGAATTGCTTAAGCCGGAAAACCGCACCGCTTTGCGCGACTTCGTTTACGGCCGGGAAATCCTCGACGTGGTGCGCGATTATCCGACGCCGGGCATGGCGCCGGAGCGGTTCGTCGGCCTGTTGCGCAAGCTGCCGCCCCGACTCTATTCCATCGCGTCCAGCCAGCGGGCCGATCCCGACGAAGTGCACTTGACGGTCGGCGTGGTGCGTTACCGGAGCCATGGCCTGGCGCGCCAGGGCGTGGCGTCCGCTTTTCTCGCCGATCGGGTGGCCGAGGGCGAGACGGTGCCGGTTTACGTGCACAGCAATCCGCACTTCCGTTTGCCGAGCGATCCGAACGCTCCCATCGTCATGGTCGGGCCGGGCACCGGCGTGGCGCCGTTTCGCGCGTTCATGGCCGAGCGGGAGGCGCTGGGCGCCGCCGGCCGCAACTGGCTGTTTTTCGGCGACCGCAATTTCGACAGCGATTTCCTCTACCAGCGCGAGTGGCTGGAATACCGGCGCAGCGGACTGTTGACGCGCTTGGACGTGGCCTTCTCCCGCGACGACGAGTCCAGGGTTTACGTGCAGCAGCGCATGTTGGAGCACAGCCGTCTTCTCTACGCTTGGCTGGAGGAGGGCGCCTATTTCTATGTGTGCGGCGATGCGGAACGCATGGCGCCGGACGTGCACGAGGCTTTGCTCGCCGTGGTGCGGAAAGAGGGTGGTCAAGGCAACGGGTCGGCCGAGGATTATGTGCAGCAATTGCACGCCGCTAAACGTTACCAGCGCGACGTGTACTGA
- a CDS encoding class I SAM-dependent methyltransferase — protein MNAHEEAKAKAARAYNAAAELFDHPANSFWNRFGTATVERLNLNPGENVLDVCSGTGASALPAAQRVGPGGRVVAADLAERLLAVAQAKAQAQGLDNIEFRVGDLLQLGYADASFDAAVCVFGIFFVPDMAAAVRELWRQLRPGGRLAITTWGPNLFEPANGHFWDAVRAERPDLYKDFNPWDRISTPDGLRAMLAEGGVAQADIVAESASHPLSNPDDWWTLAMGSGYRGTLDLLDPAQLGRVKQANLSRLSSAGVDRIEANVVYAVATKP, from the coding sequence ATGAACGCCCATGAAGAGGCAAAAGCCAAGGCCGCCCGAGCCTACAACGCCGCGGCCGAGTTGTTCGACCATCCCGCCAACTCATTTTGGAACCGCTTCGGTACCGCCACGGTGGAGCGGCTCAATCTCAACCCGGGAGAGAACGTGCTGGACGTGTGTTCCGGCACCGGCGCGTCGGCGCTGCCGGCGGCCCAGCGGGTCGGGCCGGGGGGGCGGGTCGTGGCCGCCGACTTGGCCGAACGCCTGTTGGCGGTGGCACAAGCCAAGGCCCAGGCGCAAGGCCTGGACAACATCGAATTTCGCGTCGGCGACTTGTTGCAGCTGGGCTATGCGGACGCCAGTTTCGACGCGGCCGTGTGCGTATTCGGCATTTTTTTCGTGCCGGACATGGCCGCCGCGGTGCGGGAGCTGTGGCGCCAGTTGCGTCCCGGCGGACGGCTGGCCATCACCACTTGGGGGCCGAATTTGTTCGAGCCGGCCAACGGCCATTTCTGGGACGCGGTGCGGGCCGAGCGGCCCGATCTGTACAAGGACTTCAACCCCTGGGATCGCATCTCCACGCCGGACGGATTGCGCGCCATGCTGGCGGAAGGCGGCGTGGCGCAAGCGGATATCGTGGCGGAATCCGCCAGCCATCCGTTGTCGAATCCGGACGACTGGTGGACGCTGGCCATGGGCAGCGGCTATCGCGGCACCCTCGATCTGCTCGATCCGGCGCAGCTGGGCCGGGTGAAACAAGCCAATCTGTCGCGCTTGAGTTCCGCCGGCGTGGATCGCATCGAAGCGAACGTGGTGTATGCGGTGGCGACGAAACCTTAG
- a CDS encoding AraC family transcriptional regulator: protein MIDRSDDVLSAILATIRLRARIYHHASFCGDWALDSPQERRASFHIVGSGRCRLELAATGQSVSLAAGDLALLPRNTPHRLSGDAGAAFTTLLCGYFEFSLGGSNPILDTLPDLIVLPGECDSSSGAQLASLSTLMLSEADRLQTGSRIALDRLAEVLLVFMLRRYLEGAAERPGVLAGLADQRIARALAAVHREPERAWQVATLAAVAGMSRTAFAQRFAAVVGQPPLSYLCVWRMLLAERWLAEEGASVAAVAERLGYASETAFRKAFKRSRGMGPGGIRRQRGTAPP, encoded by the coding sequence ATGATCGATCGTTCAGACGATGTGTTGTCCGCCATCCTCGCCACGATTCGGCTGCGGGCGCGGATTTACCACCACGCGAGTTTTTGCGGGGACTGGGCGTTGGATTCGCCGCAGGAGCGGCGCGCTTCCTTTCATATCGTCGGTTCGGGGCGATGCCGGCTGGAGCTGGCCGCTACCGGTCAAAGCGTTTCGCTGGCTGCCGGCGATTTGGCCCTGCTGCCCCGCAATACGCCGCACCGCTTGTCCGGCGACGCAGGCGCCGCGTTCACCACGTTGCTGTGCGGTTATTTCGAGTTCAGCCTCGGCGGTTCCAATCCGATATTGGACACCTTGCCCGACCTCATCGTTTTGCCCGGCGAATGCGACTCCTCCAGCGGGGCGCAGCTGGCGTCCCTCTCCACCCTGATGCTGTCCGAGGCGGATAGGCTGCAGACCGGGAGCCGCATCGCCCTGGACCGGTTGGCCGAGGTGCTGCTGGTCTTCATGCTGCGCCGGTACCTGGAAGGCGCGGCGGAACGCCCGGGCGTGCTCGCGGGCTTGGCCGATCAACGCATTGCTCGGGCGCTGGCCGCCGTGCATCGGGAGCCGGAACGGGCTTGGCAGGTGGCGACCCTGGCAGCGGTTGCAGGCATGTCGCGCACGGCGTTTGCGCAGCGCTTCGCCGCCGTGGTCGGGCAGCCGCCGCTCTCCTACCTCTGCGTTTGGCGCATGCTGTTGGCCGAGCGCTGGCTCGCCGAGGAGGGGGCCAGCGTCGCCGCCGTGGCCGAGCGTTTGGGCTACGCATCGGAAACCGCGTTTCGAAAAGCGTTCAAGCGCAGCCGAGGCATGGGGCCCGGCGGTATCCGCCGTCAGCGGGGCACCGCCCCGCCCTGA